A portion of the Halalkalicoccus tibetensis genome contains these proteins:
- a CDS encoding RIO1 family regulatory kinase/ATPase: MEFRRLIRGRVDEPQLERIGRELAERYDRESVHISVLEADNWLSTPCVVDEEWFVKVISPQNALVHALFTGARNLGVFSRGEEGFFGRFEDPLEMSQHELEATRKVREIGLNAPEPIEAFGVDEFGVLVLEYLPDFRTLDELSPAEVEAVAPELFAALATMHDHDLAHGDLRAENVLLQDDELFFIDATNVREDGRSTARAYDIASALATLEPVLGGKRAIEIAARAYSVEDLLAARDFLDFVRLRPDHEFEATGLKGEIERRAD; the protein is encoded by the coding sequence ATGGAGTTCCGTCGGTTGATCCGTGGACGCGTCGACGAGCCACAGCTCGAGCGGATCGGCCGCGAGCTCGCCGAGCGCTACGACCGCGAGAGCGTCCACATCTCGGTGCTCGAGGCCGACAACTGGCTCTCGACGCCCTGCGTCGTCGACGAGGAGTGGTTCGTGAAGGTGATCAGCCCGCAGAACGCGCTGGTCCACGCGCTCTTCACCGGCGCGCGCAACCTCGGGGTCTTCTCGCGTGGCGAGGAGGGGTTCTTCGGGCGGTTCGAGGACCCCCTCGAGATGAGCCAGCACGAGCTCGAGGCCACGCGGAAGGTCCGGGAGATCGGGCTGAACGCCCCGGAACCGATCGAGGCGTTCGGCGTCGACGAGTTCGGCGTGCTCGTCCTCGAGTATCTCCCCGACTTCCGGACCCTCGACGAGCTCTCGCCCGCGGAGGTCGAGGCCGTCGCGCCCGAGCTCTTCGCCGCGCTCGCGACCATGCACGATCACGACCTCGCCCACGGCGACCTCCGGGCGGAGAACGTCCTGCTCCAGGACGACGAGCTGTTCTTCATCGACGCGACCAACGTCCGCGAGGACGGCCGCTCGACCGCGCGAGCCTACGACATCGCGAGCGCGCTCGCGACGCTCGAACCGGTGCTCGGAGGCAAGCGCGCCATCGAGATCGCCGCGCGGGCCTACAGCGTCGAGGACCTGCTCGCCGCGCGTGACTTCCTCGACTTCGTCCGGCTGCGCCCCGACCACGAGTTCGAGGCCACCGGGCTGAAGGGCGAGATCGAACGGCGGGCCGACTGA
- a CDS encoding acyl-CoA dehydrogenase family protein, with the protein MDLRLPDEHRMIRDTVRDFCEEEIEPIAQEIEDEHRYPEEVFDQLAGLDVMGVPIAEDYGGLGGDQLMYALVTEELGRVSGSVGLSYAAHVSLASKPIELFGTEEQKERWLKPLAEGEYVGGWALTEPESGSDASNMSTTAEREGDGYVLNGTKQFITNASEAGSILVKAVTEPEAGYDGISTFIVDPREDDGFEVTTIWEKMGLNASPTCEIRFDDVHLPEERLLGNEGEGWEQTKKTLDGGRISIAALSVGLAQGAYEAAHEYSTEREQFGQPISGFDAVRDMVVGMHRKTERARLLTHDAATTYDRGEEVTRKSALAKLDASEACREVAEDAVQVLGGYGYTTDFAPQRFYRDAKLMEIGEGTSEIQHLVIGREIGL; encoded by the coding sequence ATGGACCTCAGGCTCCCCGACGAACACCGGATGATCCGCGATACGGTTCGTGACTTCTGCGAGGAGGAGATCGAGCCCATCGCCCAGGAGATCGAGGACGAACACCGCTACCCCGAGGAGGTCTTCGACCAGCTCGCGGGGCTCGACGTCATGGGCGTGCCGATCGCCGAGGACTATGGAGGATTGGGCGGCGACCAGCTCATGTACGCGCTGGTCACCGAGGAGCTGGGGCGGGTCTCGGGCTCGGTCGGGCTCTCGTATGCCGCCCACGTCAGCCTCGCCTCGAAGCCCATCGAGCTGTTCGGCACCGAGGAACAGAAGGAGCGCTGGCTGAAACCGCTCGCGGAGGGCGAGTACGTCGGCGGGTGGGCGCTCACCGAGCCCGAGAGCGGGTCGGACGCCTCGAACATGAGCACGACCGCAGAACGCGAGGGCGACGGCTACGTGCTGAACGGCACCAAGCAGTTCATCACGAACGCATCGGAGGCCGGCTCGATCCTCGTGAAGGCCGTCACCGAGCCCGAGGCGGGCTACGACGGCATCTCCACGTTCATCGTCGACCCCCGCGAGGACGACGGCTTCGAGGTGACGACGATCTGGGAGAAGATGGGGCTGAACGCCTCGCCGACCTGTGAGATCCGGTTCGACGACGTCCACCTCCCCGAGGAGCGCCTCTTAGGGAACGAGGGCGAGGGCTGGGAGCAGACGAAGAAGACCCTCGACGGGGGACGGATCAGTATCGCGGCCCTTTCGGTGGGACTCGCCCAGGGTGCCTACGAGGCCGCCCACGAGTACAGCACCGAGCGCGAACAGTTCGGACAACCCATCTCGGGGTTCGACGCGGTGCGGGACATGGTGGTCGGGATGCACCGAAAGACCGAGCGTGCCCGGCTCCTGACCCACGATGCCGCCACGACTTACGACCGGGGCGAGGAGGTCACCCGAAAGAGCGCGCTCGCGAAGCTCGACGCCAGCGAGGCCTGCCGGGAGGTCGCCGAGGACGCGGTGCAGGTCCTGGGCGGCTACGGCTACACCACCGATTTCGCGCCCCAGCGGTTCTACCGCGACGCGAAGCTGATGGAGATCGGCGAGGGGACCAGCGAGATCCAGCACCTCGTGATCGGCCGGGAGATCGGGCTGTAG
- a CDS encoding YHS domain-containing protein, which yields MTDCSVCDDEIEQETPGPQEGYGGESYAPAQTEFQGEVHYFCCSDHKEAFESDPEEYADS from the coding sequence ATGACCGACTGCTCCGTCTGCGACGACGAGATCGAACAGGAGACCCCCGGCCCGCAAGAGGGGTACGGCGGCGAGAGCTACGCCCCGGCCCAGACCGAGTTCCAGGGGGAGGTCCACTACTTCTGCTGTTCGGACCACAAGGAAGCCTTCGAGAGCGACCCCGAGGAGTACGCCGATTCGTAG
- a CDS encoding ABC transporter ATP-binding protein encodes MGANDESVFDVYRDRVDRPLARLFRVYGRPEVEWFALGMAANVVARVASLLPPLILGIAIDSIFVDTEPFTLPVVPDAWLPATQSGQFWFSAAIIAGAFLTTAVFTWIYGTAANVFAHRVMHAVRTDSFERMQRLDMPFFDDKQTGEVMSVLNNDASNLEVFLDDALQNSSRLGVMLVGIAAVLFYLNAQLAFVTLIAIPAMVLFTVWFMRAVEPIYVAQRASVGDLNTRLENSLGGIQLVKTASTEEYETERVRRASREYFDRTMDVIKLNYVYRPGMELLAGVAFAATFVVGGIWLFSGAPGPFTGELTVGTFVTFLLMTQRFVTPLAEVSNIIDQYENAKASSERVFGLMDIPVRITDAPDAVALEEPEGRVEYRHVDFAYPENALAAAEEEDSGERVLHDVDFEAEAGDTVALVGPTGAGKSTLLKLLLRLYDVNRGEIRVDGHDVRELTLSSLRGATGYVGQDAYLFDGSVADNVRYGNFDASERRVREAAEAAEADEFIRDLPEGYDTRIGERGVKLSGGQQQRLSIARTILQDPEILILDEATSDVDTETERLIQESLDRLTAERTTFAIAHRLSTVKGADTILVIEDGRITERGTHEELLSEGGTYATLWGVQAGEVEMVPDSGSSED; translated from the coding sequence ATGGGAGCGAACGACGAGAGCGTCTTCGACGTCTACCGCGACCGGGTCGACCGGCCGCTCGCCCGGCTCTTTCGCGTCTACGGCCGCCCGGAGGTCGAGTGGTTCGCGCTGGGCATGGCCGCGAACGTCGTCGCCCGGGTCGCGAGCCTCCTCCCCCCGTTGATCCTCGGAATCGCCATTGATTCGATCTTCGTCGATACCGAGCCCTTCACCTTGCCCGTGGTTCCCGACGCGTGGCTGCCCGCCACCCAATCGGGCCAGTTCTGGTTCTCCGCCGCGATAATCGCGGGCGCCTTCCTCACCACCGCGGTGTTCACCTGGATCTACGGCACCGCCGCGAACGTCTTCGCCCACCGGGTAATGCACGCGGTCAGGACCGACAGCTTCGAGCGGATGCAGCGCCTCGACATGCCCTTCTTCGACGACAAGCAGACCGGCGAGGTGATGAGTGTGCTCAACAACGACGCCTCGAACCTCGAGGTCTTCCTCGACGACGCCCTTCAGAACTCCTCGCGACTGGGCGTGATGCTCGTCGGGATCGCGGCCGTGCTCTTCTATCTCAACGCCCAACTCGCCTTCGTCACCCTGATCGCGATCCCCGCGATGGTGCTGTTCACGGTCTGGTTCATGCGGGCCGTCGAGCCGATCTACGTCGCCCAGCGCGCGAGCGTCGGCGACCTCAACACCCGCCTCGAGAACAGCCTCGGGGGGATCCAGCTCGTCAAGACCGCGAGCACCGAGGAGTACGAGACCGAGCGCGTCCGGCGGGCCTCCCGGGAGTACTTCGATCGGACGATGGACGTCATCAAGCTCAACTACGTCTACCGACCCGGCATGGAGCTGCTCGCGGGGGTCGCGTTCGCCGCCACGTTCGTCGTCGGCGGGATCTGGCTGTTCTCGGGGGCGCCGGGTCCCTTCACCGGCGAGCTCACCGTTGGAACGTTCGTCACGTTCCTGCTGATGACCCAGCGCTTCGTCACGCCGCTCGCGGAGGTCTCGAACATCATCGACCAGTACGAGAACGCGAAGGCCTCGAGCGAGCGGGTGTTCGGGCTGATGGACATCCCCGTTCGGATCACCGACGCGCCCGACGCCGTCGCGCTCGAGGAGCCCGAGGGCCGCGTCGAGTACCGCCACGTCGACTTCGCGTACCCCGAGAACGCGCTGGCCGCGGCCGAAGAGGAGGACTCGGGCGAGCGGGTGCTCCACGACGTCGACTTCGAGGCCGAGGCGGGCGACACCGTCGCGCTGGTCGGTCCGACGGGCGCGGGCAAGTCGACCCTTCTCAAGCTCCTTCTTCGCCTTTATGACGTGAACCGCGGGGAGATCCGCGTCGACGGCCACGACGTCCGCGAGCTGACCCTCTCGAGCCTGCGGGGCGCGACCGGCTACGTCGGCCAGGACGCCTACCTCTTCGACGGTAGCGTCGCCGACAACGTCCGGTACGGGAACTTCGACGCGAGCGAGCGGCGGGTGAGGGAGGCCGCCGAGGCCGCGGAGGCCGACGAGTTCATCCGGGACCTCCCGGAGGGCTACGACACCCGGATCGGGGAACGGGGCGTGAAGCTCTCCGGGGGCCAACAACAGCGCCTCTCGATCGCGCGGACGATCCTGCAGGACCCCGAGATCCTGATCCTCGACGAGGCGACCAGCGACGTCGACACCGAGACCGAGCGGCTGATCCAGGAGAGCCTCGACCGCCTGACCGCCGAACGCACGACCTTCGCCATCGCCCATCGACTCTCGACGGTGAAGGGCGCGGATACGATCCTCGTGATCGAGGACGGCCGGATCACCGAGCGGGGGACCCACGAGGAGCTCCTCTCGGAGGGCGGGACCTACGCGACCCTCTGGGGCGTGCAGGCCGGCGAGGTCGAGATGGTCCCCGATTCGGGCAGCTCTGAGGACTGA
- the ggt gene encoding gamma-glutamyltransferase, producing the protein MEFDYPWEFAGRRSATMAPNGMVATSHPLAARAGTQVLENGGNAADAAVATAAVLNVVEPHMTGIGGDAFALTQFDGEYRALNASGRAPAEAELEEYRERTDESEDGEPVMPADGGLPVTVPGALDGWATLLDAYGTFELDDLLGPAIGYAEGGAPVTEYVARQWGNAADRIAEFDASAETFLPEDRAPEPGERFRNPAFAESLELIAREGPEVFYGGELGEEVVETVREHGGTLSLSDLEAHESTWEEPISTEYGGVEVLEHPPNGQGIVALEALNVAEALGIEGEPTNEERIHRLIEATKLAFADGYAHVSDPEHVEVPTETMLSTEYASERADEVGSEAGEYGARAGEHANTVYLTVVDPQGNAVSFINSVYMSFGSGLTAGGFALQNRGHSFSLDSDHPNRLAPEKRPFHTIIPAMLREDGGFRASWGVMGGSMQPQGHLQVAAHMVDGLNPQAALDMPRFRWLKGKRVALETTRIPDEVVEGLRERGHEIVEESEFFEDGGHWGGGQIVHRDDEGTLIGGSDPRKDGQAIGF; encoded by the coding sequence ATGGAGTTCGACTACCCGTGGGAGTTCGCCGGCCGGCGATCGGCGACGATGGCGCCGAACGGCATGGTCGCCACGAGCCACCCGCTCGCGGCCCGAGCCGGAACACAGGTGCTGGAGAACGGCGGCAACGCGGCCGACGCCGCGGTCGCCACCGCCGCGGTGTTGAACGTCGTCGAACCACACATGACCGGGATCGGCGGCGACGCCTTCGCGCTGACCCAGTTCGACGGCGAGTACCGCGCGCTCAACGCCAGCGGGCGCGCGCCCGCCGAAGCGGAGCTCGAGGAGTACCGCGAGCGAACCGACGAGAGCGAGGACGGCGAGCCGGTCATGCCCGCCGACGGCGGCCTGCCCGTGACGGTACCGGGCGCGCTCGACGGCTGGGCGACGCTTCTCGACGCCTACGGCACCTTCGAGCTCGACGATCTGCTCGGGCCCGCGATCGGCTACGCCGAGGGCGGGGCGCCGGTCACCGAGTACGTCGCCCGCCAGTGGGGGAACGCCGCCGATCGGATCGCCGAGTTCGACGCGAGCGCCGAGACGTTCCTCCCGGAGGACCGGGCGCCCGAGCCCGGCGAACGGTTCAGGAACCCCGCGTTCGCCGAATCGCTCGAGCTGATCGCCCGCGAGGGTCCCGAGGTATTCTACGGCGGCGAACTCGGCGAGGAGGTCGTCGAGACCGTCCGCGAGCACGGCGGTACCCTCTCGCTCTCCGACCTGGAGGCCCACGAGAGCACGTGGGAGGAACCGATCAGCACGGAGTACGGCGGCGTCGAGGTGCTCGAACACCCGCCCAACGGCCAGGGGATCGTCGCGCTCGAGGCGTTGAACGTCGCCGAGGCGCTGGGGATCGAGGGCGAGCCGACGAACGAGGAGCGCATACACCGGCTCATCGAGGCGACCAAGCTCGCGTTCGCCGACGGCTACGCCCACGTAAGCGACCCCGAACACGTCGAGGTACCCACCGAAACGATGCTCTCGACGGAGTACGCGAGCGAGCGCGCGGACGAGGTCGGAAGCGAGGCCGGCGAGTACGGCGCGCGGGCGGGCGAGCACGCGAACACCGTGTACCTCACCGTCGTCGATCCGCAGGGCAACGCCGTCTCCTTCATCAACAGCGTCTACATGAGCTTCGGCAGCGGGCTCACCGCCGGCGGGTTCGCCCTCCAGAACCGAGGCCACTCCTTCAGCCTCGATTCCGATCATCCCAACCGGCTGGCGCCCGAGAAACGCCCGTTCCACACGATCATCCCCGCAATGTTGCGCGAGGACGGCGGCTTTCGCGCCTCATGGGGCGTGATGGGCGGCTCGATGCAGCCCCAGGGCCACCTACAGGTCGCCGCGCACATGGTCGACGGGCTGAACCCCCAGGCCGCCCTCGACATGCCGCGGTTCCGGTGGCTCAAGGGCAAGCGAGTCGCACTGGAGACGACGCGGATCCCCGACGAGGTAGTCGAGGGACTGCGCGAGCGGGGCCACGAGATCGTCGAGGAAAGCGAGTTCTTCGAGGACGGCGGCCACTGGGGCGGCGGCCAGATCGTCCATCGCGACGACGAGGGGACCCTGATCGGCGGCTCCGATCCCCGAAAGGACGGACAGGCGATCGGGTTCTAG
- a CDS encoding phosphate uptake regulator PhoU translates to MDTRKVQRLGPSTLAMTLPADWAKEHYVEKGDEVTLRRGSKGALTVMPESADREESEAIIHADELDAQAIERAIVAQYVLGRRIIHVQQEEGALSSDHINAVYEAETQLMGLGVIEETPEDIAIRCSVDPEDFTLDNLLKRLENTGSTMRGEAVKALAMGNPDLAQRALNRERQANKIFVLLLRLIFTAYQNPTLARAVGLDDGFALIGYRSIAKNLELTADNAEDIAEIVLESEDHGLAVDSATMRRIREFTDQVDEITALAVEAAVERDYDLTIQVRKLFKEISDREDEILSDLPEMDNEDLLQVREVLVSLQQTAQFAMRNAEIAANLALNEESEHVTIK, encoded by the coding sequence ATGGATACACGCAAGGTCCAGCGACTGGGGCCCTCGACGCTCGCGATGACGTTGCCGGCCGACTGGGCGAAGGAGCATTACGTCGAGAAAGGGGACGAGGTGACGCTGCGACGCGGCAGCAAGGGCGCGCTGACCGTGATGCCCGAGTCCGCCGACCGGGAGGAAAGCGAGGCGATCATCCACGCCGACGAACTCGACGCGCAGGCCATCGAACGGGCGATCGTCGCCCAGTACGTCCTCGGCCGACGGATCATCCACGTCCAACAGGAGGAGGGAGCGCTCTCTTCGGACCACATCAACGCCGTCTACGAGGCAGAAACCCAGCTCATGGGGCTCGGGGTCATCGAGGAGACTCCCGAGGACATCGCGATCCGGTGTTCGGTCGATCCCGAGGACTTCACGCTCGACAACCTACTTAAACGCCTCGAGAACACCGGCAGCACGATGCGCGGCGAGGCCGTCAAGGCGCTCGCGATGGGCAACCCCGACCTGGCCCAGCGTGCGCTCAACCGCGAACGACAGGCCAACAAGATCTTCGTCCTCCTGCTTCGCCTGATCTTCACCGCCTACCAGAACCCGACGTTGGCGCGGGCGGTGGGGTTAGACGACGGCTTTGCCCTGATCGGCTATCGCTCGATCGCGAAGAACCTCGAGCTCACTGCCGATAACGCCGAGGACATCGCCGAGATCGTTCTGGAGTCCGAAGACCACGGGCTGGCGGTTGACAGCGCGACGATGCGTCGGATCCGGGAGTTCACCGATCAGGTCGACGAGATCACGGCGCTGGCGGTCGAGGCCGCCGTCGAACGCGACTACGATCTGACGATCCAGGTGCGCAAACTGTTCAAGGAGATCTCGGATCGGGAGGACGAGATCCTGAGCGACCTCCCCGAGATGGACAACGAGGACCTGCTACAGGTCCGGGAGGTGCTGGTGAGCCTCCAGCAGACCGCCCAGTTCGCCATGCGCAACGCCGAGATTGCCGCAAACCTCGCGCTCAACGAGGAAAGCGAGCACGTGACCATCAAATAG
- a CDS encoding ATP-NAD kinase family protein: MRRIGFVLNPIAGMGGRVGLKGTDGKVEEARERGAEPRAPERAVAALEALRERSSDVELLTAGDPMGEVEAREAGFSPEIIHEPDEGTTAADTREAVRRFLERGVDLVLFVGGDGTATDVAETVTDAGSETPVLGVPAGVKVYSSVFGVTPEDAGRIAASFDATESREVSDIDEDAYREGEVRTSLRAVVDVPVAEELQSSKQLGGGSVEGLVKGFAAEVDPDTTYVFAPGSTVGAIEAELGIDASALGVDVWREGELLVRDGSESEVLAALGERNVIVVSPIGGQGFVFGRGNQQLSPDVIRRCEVEIVASRSKLDETGVLRVDTGDPELDEELRSWTRVRVGRVERRMLQVS, translated from the coding sequence ATGCGACGCATCGGCTTCGTGCTGAACCCCATCGCGGGCATGGGGGGGCGGGTCGGGCTGAAGGGGACCGACGGCAAGGTCGAGGAGGCCCGCGAACGGGGCGCCGAACCCCGCGCGCCCGAACGGGCCGTCGCTGCGCTGGAGGCCCTCCGGGAGCGCTCCTCCGACGTCGAGCTCCTGACCGCCGGCGATCCGATGGGCGAGGTCGAGGCCCGGGAGGCGGGTTTTTCGCCCGAGATCATCCACGAACCCGACGAAGGGACGACCGCGGCCGACACCCGCGAGGCAGTTCGGCGGTTCCTCGAGCGGGGGGTCGACCTCGTCCTGTTCGTCGGCGGGGACGGCACCGCGACGGACGTCGCCGAGACAGTGACCGATGCAGGAAGCGAAACGCCGGTGCTCGGGGTTCCCGCCGGGGTGAAGGTCTACTCGTCGGTCTTCGGCGTCACACCGGAGGACGCGGGCCGGATCGCGGCGAGTTTCGACGCCACGGAATCGCGGGAGGTCAGCGACATCGACGAGGACGCCTACCGTGAGGGTGAGGTACGCACGAGCCTCAGGGCCGTCGTCGACGTCCCGGTCGCCGAGGAGCTACAGTCCTCGAAACAGCTCGGGGGCGGCAGCGTCGAGGGGCTCGTCAAGGGGTTCGCCGCGGAGGTCGACCCCGACACCACGTACGTCTTCGCGCCCGGCAGCACCGTCGGCGCGATCGAAGCGGAGCTCGGGATCGACGCGAGCGCGCTGGGTGTCGACGTCTGGCGAGAGGGGGAGCTGCTCGTCCGGGACGGAAGCGAGTCGGAGGTCCTCGCGGCGCTGGGCGAGCGAAACGTCATCGTCGTCTCGCCGATCGGCGGCCAGGGATTCGTCTTCGGGCGGGGCAACCAGCAGCTCTCGCCCGACGTGATCCGTCGGTGCGAGGTCGAGATCGTCGCTTCCCGGTCGAAGCTCGACGAGACGGGCGTCCTCAGGGTCGACACCGGCGATCCCGAGCTCGACGAGGAGCTGCGGAGCTGGACCCGCGTCCGCGTCGGTCGGGTCGAACGGCGTATGTTGCAGGTCTCCTAA
- a CDS encoding competence/damage-inducible protein A, with protein MHVAVVTVGDEILAGDTINTNAAWLGKRLAERGVDVERVTVLPDRVGEIARVVNEYRAEYDAVIVTGGLGPTHDDVTMEGVAAAIGRGVERNEEALAWLVEEGGYERDELTAGTADLPRGARPLHNEAGVAPGAVVEGIYVLPGVPSEMKAMFESIEGEFEGEPRYVARVETSEPESELVPRLAELRERFDVSVGSYPGDGVSLKLIGTDEATVEAAADWLRERVELDG; from the coding sequence ATGCACGTCGCGGTGGTCACCGTCGGCGACGAGATCCTCGCGGGCGATACGATCAACACCAACGCCGCGTGGCTCGGCAAACGCCTCGCCGAGCGGGGCGTCGACGTCGAACGCGTGACGGTACTGCCGGATCGTGTGGGCGAGATCGCCCGCGTCGTCAACGAGTACCGCGCGGAGTACGACGCGGTGATCGTCACCGGCGGGCTGGGCCCGACCCACGACGACGTCACCATGGAGGGGGTCGCCGCGGCGATCGGCCGCGGGGTCGAGCGAAACGAGGAGGCGCTGGCGTGGCTCGTCGAGGAGGGAGGCTACGAGCGCGACGAACTCACCGCGGGGACCGCGGACCTGCCCCGTGGTGCGCGCCCGCTACACAACGAGGCGGGTGTCGCCCCCGGCGCCGTCGTCGAGGGGATCTACGTCCTGCCGGGGGTGCCGAGCGAGATGAAGGCGATGTTCGAGTCGATCGAGGGGGAGTTCGAGGGCGAGCCCCGGTACGTCGCCCGGGTCGAGACGAGCGAGCCCGAGAGCGAGCTCGTTCCGCGTCTGGCGGAGCTCCGGGAGCGCTTCGACGTCTCGGTGGGGAGCTACCCCGGCGACGGGGTCAGTCTGAAGCTCATCGGGACCGACGAGGCGACCGTCGAGGCCGCGGCAGACTGGCTCCGCGAGCGCGTCGAACTCGACGGGTAG
- a CDS encoding DUF5803 family protein, with the protein MNRRLLALVSLVALLFLAGCAGFGSTTSEEGLEEDADYDWDTDADGTIEVTDGEYEAVYTIEDRETVRLHQSTRYGDDNPIDVRAVQFRYPDGTVVGMDEIEVEETRSEVYVHLPAENGQLAFTSDSQTRNFATDTFVDGSYEVILPPGYRVDNFVLANIRPGGHETEVVDDQTHITWDEMDADAISVRYYQERDVYLFGGLIVVASIGATIAGAYVYRQIQELQRRREEAGLDVDIDDDSGPPPGMG; encoded by the coding sequence ATGAACCGCCGACTGCTCGCGCTGGTCTCGCTGGTCGCGCTGCTGTTTCTGGCCGGCTGTGCGGGGTTCGGTTCGACGACCAGCGAGGAGGGGCTCGAGGAGGACGCCGACTACGACTGGGACACCGACGCCGACGGAACCATCGAGGTCACCGACGGCGAGTACGAGGCGGTCTACACGATCGAGGACCGGGAGACGGTGCGGCTCCATCAGTCGACGCGCTACGGTGACGACAACCCGATCGACGTCCGGGCGGTGCAGTTCCGGTATCCCGACGGCACGGTGGTAGGGATGGACGAGATCGAGGTCGAGGAGACACGTTCCGAGGTCTACGTCCACCTGCCCGCCGAGAACGGCCAGCTCGCCTTCACCTCCGACTCCCAGACCCGGAACTTCGCGACCGACACCTTCGTCGACGGCTCCTACGAGGTGATCCTCCCGCCGGGCTACCGCGTCGACAACTTCGTGCTCGCGAACATCCGGCCGGGCGGCCACGAGACCGAGGTCGTCGACGACCAGACCCACATCACCTGGGACGAGATGGACGCCGACGCCATCTCCGTGCGCTACTACCAGGAACGTGACGTCTACCTGTTCGGCGGACTGATCGTGGTCGCCTCGATCGGCGCGACGATCGCCGGGGCGTACGTCTACCGGCAGATCCAGGAGCTCCAGCGCCGGCGCGAGGAGGCGGGGCTCGACGTGGACATCGACGACGACAGCGGGCCGCCGCCGGGAATGGGGTGA